GacagcaggggcagggctgggctctgTGACTGCACTTCTCTCCCCACGTTCATTTTTTGTAACAAAAGTGAGGCTGTTCCCTCCATATTTAAAAACATGTCTATCAATCCAATTCTATAAAGCGAGAACAAGCATTTGAGAGGAACTAGCCCTTAGGTATATGAACCATGCCTTTCTCTAATGCTAATCAGACTTGCAGGTAGTAGGCTCAATGACATGCACCTGTAACTAGCTTCATTTGGAAAATCGTTTTCTAAAACTTCCCGAAAAGATTAAGGCTAGAAGACTATGGAGATACCTTTTTGATGAAATCCTTTGCCACAGAATTCACACACAAATGGTTTGTAGCCTGCGTGTATTCGGGTATGGGTGTTTAAAGTGGAACTTCTATTAAACGCTTTGCCACACTGGTTACATTTGTGAGGTTTTTCCTAAGTGGAAgataagaaaagcaaagaagtTAAGGTATTTTGTTATCAGGTGGAGTGAGTGATGCCAACTCAAAAACATAGTATTGCTGTCTCATGCTTTTATGCTGAACAAAGGCAAACAATACAGGACATTTTAGGTAGTCCAACTAGCACATTTTTAACAAATCTTATGCTAAAGAGTATCATCGTTTTCTCTACAAACCGATCCGAAATTGAGACAGACGAACACACCTGGGTGTGAATGATCTTGTGCCTGCACAGGGTGCTGGCTTGCCGGAAGCCCTTTCCACACACTTTGCAAACGAACGGTCTGGCTCCTGTATGCACCGGCATGTGACGGGTTAAGTTATAGTGTGCATTGAAGACCTTAAAGTTAAGCACATGTAGAGCAGGTTAGCCCGGTAAGGACTGGAAATCAAACTcggcagagggaggggagggagaagacaACCTGAAAATAAGTGTGTACAAATCATAacgaaataaaattaaaaaggaggtggggaggaaggaaagaagagaggacgGGAGGGAAACCTCCGTTATACATCGTACTTGCCTTTCCACACACTTCGCAAGTGAAAACTTTGGGCTTGGTATTAGGTGAGCCTCGGCTGAAGTCAGAGGTTTTAAAAGCGATTTTTTCGGACAGAAGCTGGGCGCTCTCTTTCATGTAATGCTGCAGCTGAGCCTGGGATAAGTCTTTGAAAGCTACTCCCGAGGGGTACTTCTCCACCGCCGGGACCACCAGTTTATTCCTTTCGGCTAAATACGTTTTTGGCTGCGGGTGCAAAGGGGAACTGAGGAAGTAGGAGGCCACCGGGTGGATGTTAACGCCGGCCGCCGGGTGGCACGGGCCATCACCTCGATTCAGGTAGCATAGGGCTCCCATggcatggaaggatgaatggtTGACCACACGCGGCCTTACCAGTTTGTACTGCTGCAGTGGCAGCGCGTCGCGGGCCAGATCGCCCTTTAGACTCAGCGCGCAGTTGAGCAGGTCGCTGCAGTTGAACGCGGGCGCGGTGGGCGCCGCGGTCGGCGTAGCCGGGACCTCCAGACTTGTTTTCCGCGGCTCCGAGCCGGTCACTCCGGCCTTGGAGCTTGTGTCGTACGCCACAGGCACGAAGGGGATCATGCAGGGGATCGACGAGTTGAGTTGCAGAGAGTGCTTGGGGTCTCCTTTGGGCACGGCTCCCTGCAGAAAGTGCGGGACCGGCAGCGCCTTGGGCTCAGGGGTGCGCGCCATGATTCTTTCGATGGAGAAAGCCAAGGGTTTGGAGGTGCTCATCATGTTGCCCCGGGCCGGAGCAGTCGCTAACATTTTGGCAGTCGAGTTATGGCAGTTACTGTCCATGTCTGAGTCGCCAGCGTCCGTCAGCCGGGGCCGGGCTGCTCCTTCGTTGCCTTGTTCCCTCCTTGTCACAGACCTGCGGAGAAGGGGACGGGCACCATCACCAccagcagcctcctcctcctcctcctccccagcatCACCAGCAGAACCTGTCTGCCCAGCCCAATGGACTCCTGCCAGCCCATCGCAGAGTTCTTGGCGCACCAATGACTCGGGGACAATCACTACTTATTTCTATCAATAGAAAGTGTTGTGTCAATAACGCAGCCAAGATCTCGCCAATCGTTAACTTCCAAGAGGAGAAGGTAAACTAGATAATTGCTCAATTCGCTTCCAACAGTCAACAGGAAAACTTCTTTTTCTCTGCAGTCAGTGACTACTTTTCATTGGTGAGTGAAATTCCCCCGCCCAGAAAAGGCGGGGGCGCTCACCGCGGCGCGGCGCGCCCTCCCCTCTGCTCACACTCTCGCGCGCACACCTCGCTGCCCTCCacagcagcccccacccccactccctcgCTTTTTCCTCTGTCTTTTAAATTCTCAATCTGCTTAACCAGCTTTAGAGGGCAAGCAATTCTGAGATCAATTTTCTCGTTTAGCTCTAAGTGACATCATCTAAAATCATTGTGCAAAGGCTAAATAAGGAAACGGAGTCTAATTTAGGGGCAAACGCCAGGCTATATGTATCAAACGCCCGGCTCCAGAAAGCTGCAGCCAGAAACCTCCGGCAGCGAAATCCGAGGTTTCCCTGCAATAGTTTCGGCGGCCGGAGCTGCGCCCGAGTCAGAGTCGAGCCTCCTCCACAtcccttttccttcctctagGGCCAGGGACCGAGTGTTCCCGGTAACCCGGAGTCTCCGCGGCCCGGACCGAGTATGGACCATTTGGAAGACGCCAGCAGGTAACTGGCCTCCCAAAACACCCCTGAGAATTAAAGGCCTTGGGAGGCTTGTTATGTG
This is a stretch of genomic DNA from Manis pentadactyla isolate mManPen7 chromosome 7, mManPen7.hap1, whole genome shotgun sequence. It encodes these proteins:
- the FEZF1 gene encoding fez family zinc finger protein 1, with protein sequence MDSNCHNSTAKMLATAPARGNMMSTSKPLAFSIERIMARTPEPKALPVPHFLQGAVPKGDPKHSLQLNSSIPCMIPFVPVAYDTSSKAGVTGSEPRKTSLEVPATPTAAPTAPAFNCSDLLNCALSLKGDLARDALPLQQYKLVRPRVVNHSSFHAMGALCYLNRGDGPCHPAAGVNIHPVASYFLSSPLHPQPKTYLAERNKLVVPAVEKYPSGVAFKDLSQAQLQHYMKESAQLLSEKIAFKTSDFSRGSPNTKPKVFTCEVCGKVFNAHYNLTRHMPVHTGARPFVCKVCGKGFRQASTLCRHKIIHTQEKPHKCNQCGKAFNRSSTLNTHTRIHAGYKPFVCEFCGKGFHQKGNYKNHKLTHSGEKQFKCNICNKAFHQVYNLTFHMHTHNDKKPFTCPTCGKGFCRNFDLKKHVRKLHDSSLGLTRTSAGEPGADPPPALQQMPPATLPQLPPPLPPPLPPPGPLQPGLHPGHQ